One window from the genome of Streptococcus halotolerans encodes:
- a CDS encoding ABC transporter ATP-binding protein — protein sequence MTNAICFKNVSFTYDVQSEPTLKGIDLTIEQGEKVLILGPSGSGKSTLGQCLNGIIPGTYSGSISGTLKIAGQEAEKLSIYDRSFLVSTVLQDPDGQFIGLSVAEDVAFALENDGVSQNEMIERVADWAERLDLKNLIHHRPQDLSGGQKQRVSLAGVLIDESPILLFDEPLANLDPKAGQETMQLIDRMHQEVGATTLIIEHRLEDVLAIDIDRIVLMANGEILYNGNPTDLLASRLLAENGIREPLYLTVLKTLGLDVSAYDNLADLQQMPLPPLKLPVVQTEISSQKGAALLEVKQLSTGYVPENPILEDLSFSVSKGELLAVVGKNGTGKSTLAKALCAYLPIKGDLIYEGNSITSDSIKERAERIGYVLQNPNQMISQTMIWDEVALGLRLRGLKEAEITKRVEEVLTVCGLYPYRNWPISALSFGQKKRVTIAAILVLNPQMLILDEPTAGQDQRTYQEIMSFLKELSAVGHTIVMITHDMQLMLDYADRCLVVSDRTIIADDKPQVILSNQDLIEKAHLKRTSLYDLAQKIGQDPETVTAYYQSLKGGA from the coding sequence ATGACAAACGCTATTTGTTTTAAAAATGTTTCGTTCACCTATGATGTTCAGTCTGAGCCAACCCTAAAAGGGATTGATTTGACGATTGAGCAAGGTGAAAAGGTTCTAATTTTAGGACCGTCAGGTAGTGGAAAATCTACCTTAGGTCAATGTTTAAACGGTATTATTCCTGGAACCTATTCTGGAAGCATATCTGGAACATTAAAAATTGCTGGTCAAGAGGCTGAAAAACTGTCTATCTATGACCGGTCTTTTTTGGTGTCTACTGTTTTGCAGGATCCAGATGGCCAATTTATTGGACTGAGTGTAGCAGAAGATGTCGCTTTCGCTTTGGAAAATGACGGTGTCTCTCAAAATGAGATGATCGAGCGAGTCGCAGATTGGGCAGAGCGTCTCGACTTAAAAAATCTGATTCATCATCGCCCTCAGGATTTGTCGGGCGGTCAGAAGCAAAGGGTTAGCTTAGCTGGTGTCCTGATAGATGAGAGTCCTATTTTACTGTTTGATGAGCCATTGGCAAACTTAGATCCCAAGGCAGGTCAAGAAACCATGCAGTTAATTGATCGTATGCATCAGGAAGTTGGTGCAACAACCCTTATCATTGAACATCGGTTGGAAGATGTTTTGGCCATTGATATTGACCGTATTGTGTTGATGGCTAATGGGGAAATTCTTTATAATGGGAATCCTACCGACTTGTTGGCTAGTAGGTTATTAGCCGAAAATGGCATTAGAGAACCGCTCTATCTAACGGTTTTAAAAACATTAGGGCTTGATGTGAGTGCTTATGACAATTTAGCAGATTTACAACAAATGCCTTTACCGCCATTGAAACTGCCGGTAGTCCAAACTGAAATATCCTCTCAAAAAGGAGCAGCATTACTTGAAGTGAAACAGTTAAGCACTGGGTATGTCCCTGAAAATCCTATTTTAGAGGACTTATCTTTTTCAGTTTCAAAAGGGGAACTTTTGGCTGTGGTTGGCAAGAATGGTACTGGAAAGTCAACGCTAGCCAAGGCGCTATGTGCCTATCTGCCTATTAAAGGTGACTTGATTTATGAAGGGAATTCTATCACTAGTGATTCTATTAAAGAAAGAGCTGAGCGGATTGGTTATGTTTTACAAAATCCTAATCAAATGATTAGTCAAACCATGATTTGGGATGAAGTAGCATTGGGGCTTCGATTACGTGGACTCAAAGAAGCTGAGATAACCAAGCGTGTCGAGGAAGTCTTGACAGTTTGTGGACTTTATCCTTACCGCAATTGGCCGATTTCGGCCCTGTCATTTGGTCAGAAGAAACGCGTGACTATTGCAGCTATTTTGGTTTTAAACCCTCAAATGTTAATTTTAGATGAGCCCACGGCAGGTCAAGATCAACGCACTTATCAAGAAATTATGTCATTTCTTAAAGAGTTAAGTGCAGTTGGTCACACCATTGTCATGATTACGCATGATATGCAGTTGATGCTAGACTATGCTGATCGCTGCTTGGTTGTGAGCGATCGTACTATTATTGCTGATGACAAACCGCAGGTGATTTTATCTAATCAAGACCTAATCGAAAAAGCCCACCTCAAGAGGACTTCTCTTTATGACTTAGCTCAAAAAATCGGGCAGGATCCTGAGACAGTTACTGCTTACTACCAATCCTTAAAAGGAGGTGCCTGA
- a CDS encoding helix-turn-helix domain-containing protein — translation MKLSDLFPGAMLSDVAAAHQDVLVLPLDQGFLHLPKADLTEREKALIQILSLGEEKTNSDSSWLSFLQGESPLPIAERDLQLIYWHHPSALSTELKRLLTDIFSNSLLVTELSAHQSLLVLDASDLHDSSDIIKDLLPTIEGDFGLSLKAFIGNAWTGFTEQDLQVILSMEYAIFQDYHDENAPQLTTTFAQALLWSLAKKKDIALLSQKLLALMDGLKDGRDLVIAMWQEHGNLVQTAQRLFIHRNSLQYRLDKFHQVTGLNLKDLDDLALAYLLILKN, via the coding sequence ATGAAACTTAGTGATTTATTTCCTGGAGCGATGTTGTCTGATGTGGCTGCTGCTCATCAGGATGTTCTTGTCTTACCACTAGATCAGGGCTTTCTTCATTTGCCTAAGGCTGACTTGACTGAGAGAGAAAAGGCTCTCATTCAGATCTTGTCCTTAGGCGAAGAAAAGACCAACTCTGATAGCAGTTGGCTGTCTTTTTTGCAAGGTGAATCTCCCTTGCCGATTGCTGAAAGAGACTTGCAATTGATTTATTGGCATCATCCTTCAGCTCTGTCTACCGAACTGAAAAGGCTCTTAACAGATATTTTTTCAAATAGCCTACTTGTGACGGAATTATCAGCTCATCAATCCCTTTTGGTTCTGGATGCTAGTGATTTACATGATTCTTCAGATATCATCAAGGATCTCCTTCCAACGATTGAAGGTGATTTTGGGCTCTCTTTAAAGGCATTTATTGGAAATGCCTGGACTGGATTTACAGAGCAAGATTTACAGGTTATCCTGAGTATGGAGTATGCCATCTTTCAAGACTATCATGATGAGAATGCTCCGCAGTTGACCACAACATTTGCGCAAGCTCTTCTCTGGTCTTTGGCTAAGAAAAAAGATATTGCCTTGCTTAGCCAGAAGCTACTAGCACTTATGGATGGTTTAAAAGATGGACGTGATTTGGTTATTGCTATGTGGCAAGAACACGGTAATTTAGTGCAAACAGCCCAACGACTCTTTATTCATCGAAATTCTCTCCAATATCGCTTGGACAAATTTCACCAAGTGACCGGCCTGAACCTTAAAGATCTAGATGATTTAGCCTTGGCTTATTTATTGATTCTAAAAAACTAG
- a CDS encoding energy-coupling factor transporter transmembrane component T family protein, with product MANRLLGYQPGQGFLYQLSGTSKLLFFILVSVAVMTSYDTRFLVIIGVASLALFKKAGIQWKEVSFVFAFVGFFALLNVIMIYLFAPQYGVNLYRSKTLLIDGPGPYDVTLEELFYLFNVAVKYVSTLPLAVIFLLTTHPSQFASSLNQLGLPYRFAYAVSLTMRYIPDLQEDFGTIRKAQEARGLELSNKASLLSRIKGNIQMITPLIFSSLERIETISTAMELRRFGRYRKRTWYQAKAWTKKDTLLIIISVIIVVIAISLFYANGGRFYNPF from the coding sequence ATGGCTAATCGCTTACTAGGTTATCAACCAGGACAAGGCTTTTTATACCAGTTGTCTGGAACCAGTAAATTACTTTTTTTTATCTTGGTTTCAGTGGCTGTGATGACTAGCTATGATACTCGATTTCTAGTCATTATAGGTGTCGCATCGCTTGCCTTGTTTAAAAAAGCCGGTATACAGTGGAAAGAGGTTTCCTTCGTTTTTGCTTTTGTTGGTTTCTTTGCTCTCTTAAACGTCATTATGATTTATCTTTTTGCGCCACAGTATGGAGTCAACTTGTATCGTTCTAAAACACTTCTAATAGATGGTCCTGGACCTTATGATGTGACTTTAGAAGAGCTTTTTTATCTCTTTAATGTAGCTGTCAAATATGTATCAACACTTCCTTTAGCTGTTATTTTTTTGCTCACCACACACCCTAGCCAGTTTGCTTCCAGTCTCAACCAATTAGGACTTCCTTATCGTTTTGCTTATGCCGTCAGCTTGACGATGCGTTACATTCCGGATTTACAAGAAGATTTTGGAACTATTCGAAAAGCTCAAGAGGCAAGAGGGTTGGAGTTGTCTAATAAAGCCTCGTTGTTGTCTAGGATTAAAGGCAATATCCAAATGATAACGCCACTGATTTTTTCATCTCTAGAACGCATTGAAACCATCTCTACTGCTATGGAATTGCGTCGCTTTGGCCGCTATCGTAAAAGGACCTGGTATCAAGCTAAAGCGTGGACCAAGAAAGATACGCTCTTAATTATTATCAGTGTTATTATAGTTGTGATAGCTATCTCCTTGTTCTATGCGAATGGAGGGAGATTTTATAATCCGTTTTAA
- a CDS encoding aldose epimerase family protein has translation MLQTQEIETTKGTITNIILSNNQETSVVVSNLGATLLNFKTQDKNGKLQDIVLGFDTIEEYFSNTDTYFGASVGRIANRTETASFSLNGETFQIDKNEGDNNLHSGPNGYQTRVWEVESLDKSINQVTFKLDSPDGDQGYPGHLTLKITYQLTDDNQLKITYQAISDKDTPLSPTNHSYFNLNGHASGSIENHLLQLNASAYTPIKDSTSIPTGQIVNVEGTPFDFRHPKTIGQDINQTFDQLQFASGYDHNLLLDDPNLQTAFATAVGDKTGIKLEAFTNLPGVQFYSGNFLNNHPGKNQASYDKRHGFCLETQFFPNAINTPNFPSPVLKANETNSYQTIYKVSIE, from the coding sequence ATGCTACAAACACAAGAAATCGAAACTACTAAGGGCACTATCACCAACATCATTTTATCGAATAATCAAGAAACTTCTGTTGTTGTTTCCAATCTAGGAGCAACACTTCTCAATTTCAAAACGCAAGATAAAAACGGCAAACTGCAAGACATTGTTTTGGGGTTTGATACTATCGAAGAATACTTTAGTAATACCGACACCTACTTTGGAGCCAGTGTTGGCCGTATTGCCAATCGTACGGAAACAGCCAGTTTTTCACTCAATGGGGAAACTTTCCAAATTGATAAAAACGAAGGCGACAACAACCTTCACAGCGGACCTAATGGCTATCAAACACGTGTTTGGGAAGTCGAATCCTTAGATAAATCAATCAACCAAGTCACTTTCAAACTAGATAGTCCTGATGGTGATCAAGGTTATCCAGGACATTTAACCTTAAAAATCACCTACCAACTTACTGATGATAACCAGCTAAAAATAACTTATCAAGCAATATCTGATAAAGATACTCCATTAAGCCCGACTAACCACTCTTACTTCAACTTAAATGGCCATGCTTCTGGTAGTATCGAGAATCATCTTCTTCAATTAAATGCTAGTGCTTATACTCCAATTAAAGATTCGACCTCTATCCCTACGGGGCAGATTGTTAATGTCGAAGGCACACCTTTTGATTTTAGACATCCTAAAACTATCGGACAGGATATCAATCAAACCTTTGACCAATTACAATTTGCCAGCGGATATGACCATAATCTTCTTCTAGATGATCCAAATTTACAAACGGCTTTTGCAACCGCTGTTGGGGATAAAACTGGCATCAAACTGGAAGCCTTTACGAATTTACCAGGTGTCCAATTTTACTCAGGTAATTTTCTCAACAACCACCCTGGAAAAAATCAAGCAAGCTATGACAAACGTCACGGTTTCTGCCTTGAAACACAATTTTTCCCAAATGCTATTAATACCCCTAATTTCCCTTCCCCAGTTTTGAAAGCTAACGAGACTAACAGCTATCAAACAATCTATAAAGTCAGTATTGAGTAA